A genomic segment from Lignipirellula cremea encodes:
- a CDS encoding WD40 repeat domain-containing protein: MIRTVASFVVCWFVVFGVALTSTVAQAESPALLYSLRGHDRWVLSVAISPGGDWFASGGDDQTLKTWNLQTGKALNTLRQYDSAVTAIAIHPDGKQIAVGTWDGDLEICDAPSGKVRRRFAGHAESIMTVRFDPSGKYLASGGADDTLVVWDAGDGARLLTLEQGNEYDVTTADWSPDGKRIVTGDGENELKLWDADSGEEIETLQGHAETVTSAAFSPSGQQIVSGSWDDTLQLWNVEKGEVVRTLRGHTSDITAVAFTPDGLSIVSASEDKTLRIWNAKTGQPAAKLAGHRDSVLCLAVGPDARYLVSGSKEELRVWKLR, from the coding sequence ATGATCCGCACGGTTGCCTCGTTCGTTGTTTGCTGGTTTGTCGTTTTCGGCGTCGCTCTGACCAGTACGGTCGCGCAGGCCGAGTCGCCCGCGCTGCTGTATTCGCTGCGCGGACATGACCGCTGGGTGCTTTCCGTTGCGATCAGTCCAGGCGGCGACTGGTTCGCGTCGGGCGGCGACGATCAAACGCTCAAGACGTGGAACCTGCAGACGGGCAAAGCACTGAACACGCTGCGTCAATACGACAGCGCCGTAACGGCGATCGCGATCCACCCCGACGGCAAACAGATCGCGGTGGGAACCTGGGACGGCGACCTGGAGATCTGCGACGCGCCGTCAGGCAAGGTGCGGCGGCGCTTCGCCGGCCACGCCGAGTCGATCATGACCGTGCGGTTCGATCCCAGCGGCAAGTACCTGGCGTCGGGCGGCGCCGACGATACGCTCGTCGTGTGGGACGCCGGCGACGGCGCCAGACTGCTCACCCTGGAGCAAGGGAACGAGTACGACGTGACGACCGCCGACTGGAGCCCCGACGGCAAGCGGATCGTCACGGGCGACGGCGAGAACGAACTCAAACTGTGGGACGCCGATTCGGGCGAAGAGATCGAAACACTCCAGGGCCACGCGGAAACCGTCACCTCCGCCGCCTTCAGTCCCTCCGGCCAGCAGATCGTCTCCGGCAGCTGGGACGACACGCTCCAACTATGGAACGTCGAAAAAGGCGAGGTCGTCCGAACGCTTCGCGGACATACGTCCGACATTACCGCAGTCGCCTTCACGCCGGACGGCTTGTCGATCGTCTCCGCCAGCGAAGACAAAACGCTGCGCATCTGGAACGCAAAAACGGGCCAGCCGGCAGCGAAGCTCGCTGGTCATCGCGACAGCGTGCTCTGCCTGGCCGTCGGTCCCGACGCCCGCTATCTGGTATCCGGCAGCAAAGAGGAG
- a CDS encoding DUF1552 domain-containing protein: MNSQSNRITRRTVLRGLGAGIALPWLEIMSGQTVAAAQGQRDPGRLACFYIPGAINHYNWFPQDTGPNYTMAPSHQPLAHHRDRFSVLSSLSHIEGRISGHTHPYNFLTGHNINITPGVLTNTVSMDQVAAKYIGPTYLPSLTLSWTSGVGAATLSRNALGVDIPATSDYRAVFENLFPPADAAHLKQAQARMALNRSVLDTALGDVKDLQRQLGRADQQRIDQYLSSIREVEKRLDDRDAILKKGRPKFDESSVQTVPKSKTSMQEHLELMIDLIVLAFQTDMTRVVTQSLGGEAGPNYDEYKDWAKTTGAPTRGTHDYHHKGSGNRGADNPDTQLIGLRDRLYCATLARLMDKLSAIEASDGSLLDHTVLMLGGSQISSHSGSSFPLLLAGGNKLGFRHGQHLKWKSNERSASDLYLTILQQLGCPVESFKESKGPISELLA; the protein is encoded by the coding sequence ATGAATTCCCAATCGAACCGTATCACTCGCCGCACCGTGCTCCGCGGATTAGGCGCCGGCATCGCGCTGCCGTGGCTGGAAATCATGAGCGGCCAGACCGTGGCTGCGGCCCAGGGTCAGCGTGATCCGGGCCGGCTCGCCTGCTTCTACATTCCCGGCGCCATCAACCATTACAACTGGTTCCCGCAGGATACGGGGCCGAACTATACGATGGCGCCTTCGCATCAGCCGCTGGCCCATCACCGCGATCGGTTCTCGGTGCTCAGCAGTCTGTCGCATATTGAAGGACGCATCAGCGGACACACGCACCCTTACAATTTTCTCACCGGGCATAATATCAACATCACGCCCGGCGTGCTGACCAATACGGTCTCCATGGATCAGGTGGCGGCCAAATATATCGGCCCGACTTACCTGCCGTCGCTCACCCTGTCGTGGACATCCGGCGTCGGCGCGGCGACGCTTTCCCGGAACGCGCTGGGCGTGGATATCCCGGCGACAAGCGACTATCGGGCCGTGTTTGAGAACCTGTTTCCGCCGGCCGATGCGGCCCATCTCAAGCAGGCCCAGGCCCGCATGGCGCTGAACCGCAGCGTGCTGGATACGGCCCTGGGCGATGTGAAGGATCTGCAGCGACAACTGGGCCGCGCCGACCAGCAGCGGATCGATCAGTATTTAAGCTCCATCCGCGAAGTCGAGAAACGTCTCGACGACCGCGACGCGATCCTGAAAAAAGGCCGCCCCAAGTTTGACGAATCCAGCGTGCAAACCGTGCCGAAAAGCAAAACGAGCATGCAGGAGCACCTGGAGTTGATGATCGACCTGATCGTGCTCGCCTTTCAGACCGACATGACCCGCGTCGTCACCCAAAGCCTGGGCGGCGAGGCCGGGCCGAACTACGACGAATACAAAGACTGGGCCAAAACGACCGGCGCTCCGACCCGCGGCACGCACGACTACCATCACAAAGGCTCCGGCAACCGCGGAGCGGATAACCCCGATACGCAGCTCATCGGTCTCCGCGATCGCCTGTACTGCGCGACCCTCGCCCGGCTGATGGATAAGCTGTCGGCGATCGAAGCCAGCGACGGATCGTTGCTCGATCACACGGTGCTAATGCTGGGCGGTTCGCAAATCAGCAGCCACTCCGGCAGTAGTTTCCCCCTGCTGCTGGCGGGCGGGAACAAACTCGGCTTCAGGCACGGCCAGCACCTCAAGTGGAAATCCAACGAGCGCTCCGCCTCGGACCTGTACCTCACCATTCTCCAGCAGCTGGGTTGCCCCGTCGAGTCGTTCAAGGAAAGCAAAGGGCCGATCTCTGAGTTGCTGGCATGA
- a CDS encoding DUF1592 domain-containing protein, producing the protein MNQVGYPLEMYDHYGRFRSLEQAQAPAAGLPTPKRFALVIQSISKVTFLGCLLLSSVCAADDFSSVGPLLAKYCLRCHGAEEQSARIRFDQISGYAPADQHLWTMVHEALRSGQMPPQEETQLSNAERRQILDWILAQAAAARSLDPQQRRLNRREFSAALQDLTGLPIDFGAGLPDDGRIDGFDTGAEGLQDGADSVAQFLEVSRRAVDSIRFREPERQSQLRIDFREHDFPDFFKFVEQTWKEQGIFTRSKGLTCRPGIGLYLPTQWTGDRGNSFLAVPAPADKRAAFKMTLRVSARRPLPGLPLPTLWVKVGGAYLDYRPISEEPQTLTYAVRMEDHLVEGDVIKIMLQSFVEVPYAVEGFENDDRSKPEDNIPGGVGVFRPAFDRKQLRTPEQQPVPAIVIESITIDYDHIAAWPPASWQAKIGQIEDNEASAEKLLTLWMERAWRRPTTKAEVARFFTLYQTLRGQSFSFDDALRAAFQSVLMGGPFRYLASPSDPNPVVAQYAIASRISFLLTGAPPDEELRRLAASGQLREPAVLDAQVDRLLNDARSDAFFRPFVTQWLQLDQPITLTMSHFKKQDFKFGRRLKESMKEETIQYVARLFHDNRPAGELVASDWTMMNDILAVHYGYDPLTGGELRKVAIKPRADDPRGGGVLGHAGIQSMLCWMGDNWVIYRGSWTLTHILDDPPPPPPLEVPELLPSDQSNRGKSFRELLAQHQADSKCSVCHQKMDPLGFAFQNFDLSGRWRNVEYDHYHRAELDGKIEWRGEGKTRPVDAAGKLPRGETFASFLECKQQLAAHYQEDIVLGLLKKLTLYGTGRKANILDLATLRDIMQAEAGNDYPLRDLLKALIRSRVFLETATTTTAGVSP; encoded by the coding sequence ATGAACCAAGTCGGCTACCCGCTGGAAATGTACGACCACTATGGCCGCTTTCGCTCGCTTGAGCAGGCGCAGGCGCCAGCCGCCGGTTTGCCAACGCCGAAGCGGTTTGCGTTGGTGATCCAGAGTATCAGCAAGGTAACTTTCCTCGGTTGCCTGTTGCTATCGAGCGTTTGCGCCGCCGATGACTTCTCGTCGGTCGGTCCGCTCTTGGCTAAATACTGCCTCCGTTGCCATGGAGCGGAGGAGCAGAGTGCGCGGATTCGCTTCGATCAGATTTCAGGATATGCGCCGGCGGATCAGCACCTGTGGACGATGGTGCATGAAGCGTTGCGAAGCGGCCAGATGCCGCCCCAGGAAGAGACACAACTCAGCAATGCGGAACGACGTCAAATCCTCGACTGGATCCTCGCACAGGCCGCCGCGGCGCGCTCCTTGGATCCGCAGCAGCGGCGCTTGAATCGACGCGAGTTTTCTGCCGCCCTGCAGGATCTGACAGGACTGCCGATCGATTTCGGCGCTGGCTTGCCTGATGACGGCAGGATCGACGGTTTCGATACCGGGGCGGAAGGACTGCAGGACGGCGCCGATTCCGTGGCGCAGTTCCTGGAGGTATCGCGCCGCGCGGTCGACAGCATCCGCTTTCGGGAACCGGAGCGGCAGAGCCAACTCCGTATCGACTTTCGCGAACACGACTTCCCTGACTTCTTCAAATTTGTCGAGCAGACCTGGAAAGAGCAGGGGATCTTCACCCGGTCAAAAGGCTTGACTTGCCGGCCAGGAATCGGATTGTATTTGCCGACGCAATGGACAGGCGATCGAGGCAACTCGTTTCTCGCTGTGCCTGCGCCGGCCGACAAACGCGCGGCATTCAAAATGACCTTGCGCGTTTCGGCCCGACGTCCGCTGCCGGGGCTGCCGCTGCCCACGTTGTGGGTCAAAGTGGGCGGGGCCTATCTCGACTATCGGCCGATCAGCGAGGAACCGCAAACGCTGACCTATGCCGTACGCATGGAAGACCACCTGGTCGAAGGCGACGTGATCAAGATCATGCTGCAGTCGTTTGTGGAAGTCCCCTACGCCGTCGAGGGCTTTGAAAACGACGACCGCAGCAAGCCGGAAGATAACATCCCCGGCGGAGTCGGCGTCTTTCGTCCGGCGTTCGATCGGAAGCAGCTTCGCACGCCGGAGCAGCAACCGGTCCCGGCGATCGTCATCGAGTCGATCACGATCGACTACGACCATATCGCCGCCTGGCCGCCGGCCAGCTGGCAGGCCAAAATCGGCCAGATCGAAGACAACGAAGCCAGTGCGGAGAAGCTGCTGACGCTCTGGATGGAACGGGCCTGGCGGCGGCCGACGACCAAGGCCGAAGTCGCCCGGTTCTTCACGCTCTACCAAACGCTGCGAGGCCAGTCGTTCTCCTTTGACGACGCCTTGCGCGCCGCTTTTCAGTCGGTGCTGATGGGCGGGCCGTTCCGTTACCTGGCTTCCCCTTCCGATCCCAACCCGGTGGTCGCCCAGTACGCGATCGCTTCCCGCATAAGCTTCCTGCTGACGGGCGCGCCGCCCGACGAAGAGCTGCGCCGCCTGGCTGCGTCCGGCCAATTGCGAGAGCCGGCGGTGCTCGACGCCCAGGTCGATCGTCTGCTGAATGACGCGCGCAGCGACGCCTTCTTTCGACCCTTTGTGACGCAGTGGCTCCAGCTGGACCAGCCGATCACGCTGACGATGTCCCACTTCAAAAAGCAGGACTTCAAGTTCGGCCGGCGCCTGAAAGAGTCGATGAAAGAGGAAACCATTCAGTATGTCGCCCGGCTGTTTCACGACAATCGGCCGGCCGGCGAGCTGGTGGCGAGCGACTGGACGATGATGAACGACATCCTGGCCGTGCACTACGGCTACGATCCCCTCACCGGCGGAGAGCTGCGCAAGGTCGCGATCAAACCCCGTGCTGATGATCCCCGCGGCGGCGGCGTGCTGGGCCATGCGGGGATTCAGTCGATGCTTTGCTGGATGGGCGACAACTGGGTCATCTATCGCGGGTCCTGGACCCTGACGCACATTCTCGACGATCCGCCGCCTCCGCCGCCGCTGGAAGTGCCCGAGCTGCTGCCGTCGGACCAGAGCAATCGCGGCAAGAGCTTTCGCGAGCTGCTGGCCCAGCATCAGGCCGATAGCAAATGCTCCGTCTGCCATCAGAAAATGGATCCGCTGGGCTTTGCCTTTCAGAACTTCGATCTGAGCGGGCGCTGGCGCAACGTCGAATACGATCACTATCACCGCGCGGAGCTGGACGGCAAGATCGAGTGGCGCGGCGAAGGAAAAACGCGGCCCGTCGACGCGGCCGGAAAATTGCCGCGGGGGGAAACCTTCGCCAGCTTTCTGGAATGCAAGCAGCAACTGGCGGCGCATTACCAGGAGGACATCGTCCTGGGCTTGCTCAAGAAACTCACGCTTTACGGCACAGGACGCAAAGCGAATATTCTCGATCTGGCGACCCTGCGTGATATCATGCAAGCGGAAGCCGGTAACGACTACCCGCTGCGGGATCTGCTCAAAGCGTTGATCCGATCTCGGGTCTTTCTCGAAACTGCAACCACTACCACGGCAGGCGTTTCCCCATGA
- a CDS encoding SHD1 domain-containing protein produces MAYGRRASVVFLARAAIALAILARGIVPLGAGELRTWTSADGRFTTQAELVEIKGDQVVLKQASGNAITVPISALSQTDRDFLTKPVPAKEAPKVEPPVAKGEPKAGTPAALIARVAAEDPPFAYEPVKEFSTAPQRRIDRIAVSRDETRVLTCCNDTAGTCFVWNLATGEKVSQLDRTGLLDRAALSKDGKIAVVTDRTKIEVFNALSGKLVRSDPMPDGAELKIEDLRISDDSQWYCAITHTRRVLRRGLTDGRTFASPPIAMRGDRGGPFTAIGPLARTILMDSGDPKPDLLFFRESPARMQSDPLPVAEKVFPTAAACSPNIWSIATDDLNYYFYINRGGKYQHFGPMDTRGSLIRQMVISSNEGIISLLGDANRVQIVDLFTNQNYFPLLPYPHLEKQIGPSGVSLFFAQGNKLCYWQAVLPKQGRAIWVHAVTTLFADKQYALLDELADECLADPERFPFTESPKFDSLIDNLDSPISMKGLGPLEFGQRQKQANEWLAKNPKSVAARVLVARFHVAEGWDARGSGFADTVTREGAEKFQASITAARETLAPVMESDNPPARAYSLWFTIAKAESWDGARLAPYLARFFKRYPTYHKGHALIAERLLPRWGGDEGETGRYIQSVGDQVGGEQGDIVYARLVADVHRYYSRTGFFEESGLDYDRTLRGLAALARDEFSRNFAANYGLYFAGLKRDREQALRFADLFEDTRFGWLRRPWRSDYAYENTLRWLDDGS; encoded by the coding sequence ATGGCATACGGCAGACGCGCCTCCGTAGTTTTTCTGGCAAGGGCGGCGATCGCGCTGGCGATTCTGGCACGGGGGATCGTCCCGCTGGGGGCGGGCGAACTGCGCACCTGGACTTCGGCCGACGGTCGATTCACCACGCAGGCGGAGCTGGTGGAAATCAAGGGCGACCAGGTCGTGCTGAAACAGGCAAGCGGCAACGCGATCACCGTTCCGATCAGCGCCCTGAGCCAGACAGATCGCGACTTTTTGACCAAACCCGTCCCCGCGAAGGAAGCACCAAAAGTCGAGCCGCCAGTTGCGAAGGGGGAACCCAAAGCCGGCACGCCCGCGGCTTTGATCGCCCGGGTTGCGGCCGAGGATCCGCCGTTTGCTTATGAGCCGGTCAAAGAGTTTTCGACCGCCCCGCAGCGACGCATCGACCGCATTGCCGTTTCCCGCGATGAGACCCGCGTGCTCACCTGCTGCAACGACACGGCGGGAACGTGCTTTGTCTGGAACCTGGCGACAGGAGAGAAAGTCAGCCAGTTGGATCGCACCGGGCTGCTCGACCGGGCGGCGCTCAGCAAGGACGGGAAAATCGCCGTCGTGACGGACCGGACGAAGATTGAAGTCTTCAACGCATTGTCGGGCAAGCTCGTCCGCTCGGATCCGATGCCCGACGGGGCTGAACTGAAGATCGAGGACCTGCGTATCTCAGATGACTCCCAGTGGTATTGCGCCATCACGCATACCCGGCGGGTGCTGCGGCGGGGACTGACGGACGGCCGCACCTTCGCCTCGCCGCCGATTGCCATGCGGGGCGACCGGGGCGGCCCCTTTACCGCCATCGGCCCGCTGGCGCGAACCATTTTGATGGACAGCGGCGACCCGAAACCCGACCTGCTGTTCTTCAGGGAGTCGCCGGCGCGGATGCAGAGCGATCCGTTGCCCGTCGCCGAGAAAGTGTTTCCGACCGCTGCGGCCTGCTCGCCCAATATCTGGTCGATCGCGACCGACGACCTGAACTATTACTTCTATATCAATCGCGGCGGCAAATACCAGCACTTTGGCCCGATGGATACTCGCGGCTCGCTGATCCGTCAGATGGTGATTTCTTCCAACGAGGGGATAATCTCCCTGCTGGGCGACGCCAACCGGGTGCAGATCGTCGACCTGTTTACCAACCAGAACTACTTTCCCCTCCTGCCGTATCCGCATCTGGAAAAGCAGATTGGTCCCAGTGGAGTGTCGTTGTTCTTCGCCCAGGGGAATAAGCTTTGCTACTGGCAAGCAGTGCTGCCCAAACAGGGCCGGGCGATCTGGGTCCATGCCGTGACAACGTTGTTCGCCGACAAGCAGTATGCGTTGCTCGACGAGTTGGCCGATGAATGCCTGGCCGACCCGGAGCGGTTCCCGTTCACCGAAAGTCCCAAATTCGACTCGCTGATTGATAACCTTGACTCGCCCATTTCCATGAAGGGCCTCGGCCCGCTGGAGTTTGGCCAGCGGCAGAAGCAGGCGAACGAATGGCTGGCGAAGAATCCCAAGTCGGTGGCGGCCCGCGTGCTGGTCGCCCGCTTCCATGTGGCCGAAGGCTGGGACGCCCGCGGCAGCGGCTTTGCCGATACCGTGACGCGCGAAGGAGCCGAGAAATTCCAGGCCAGCATCACCGCCGCCCGGGAAACCCTGGCTCCCGTGATGGAGTCCGACAACCCGCCGGCGCGGGCCTATTCGCTGTGGTTCACCATCGCCAAAGCGGAAAGCTGGGACGGCGCCCGGCTCGCCCCCTACCTGGCCAGGTTCTTCAAACGCTATCCGACCTACCATAAGGGCCATGCCCTGATTGCGGAGCGTCTGTTGCCGCGCTGGGGCGGCGACGAGGGGGAAACGGGCCGCTACATCCAGAGCGTCGGCGACCAGGTCGGCGGCGAACAGGGCGACATCGTCTATGCCCGACTGGTGGCGGACGTGCATCGCTATTACAGCCGAACGGGCTTCTTTGAAGAATCGGGACTGGATTACGACCGCACCCTGCGCGGCCTGGCGGCCCTGGCGCGGGACGAATTCTCCAGGAATTTTGCGGCCAATTACGGCCTGTACTTTGCCGGCCTCAAAAGGGATCGGGAACAGGCTCTGCGGTTTGCCGATCTGTTTGAAGACACCCGTTTCGGCTGGCTACGGCGGCCCTGGCGTTCCGACTACGCCTATGAGAACACTCTCCGCTGGCTCGACGACGGTTCCTGA
- a CDS encoding formylglycine-generating enzyme family protein, translating into MHFTIPHRFPRRFAAGACWIFLLAAAPFSLLENPPAVFAQGPPPEERYEWPADAPPVAAVPFDARQALAHQQAWAAYLKLPTQKTVELKGGVKMPMQLIPPGEFRPGFGPGRSRGRPTFIDKPFWIAETEVTQAQWEALMGPQKADPRLSNLYPTGPRLPVAQITAAEAVAFCEALTQQERDAGRLPAGYQYDLPSPYQWEFACSGGTETTWFFGDDASKLGEYAWFGEAARTPSEDGGLGQPVPHEVAQKKPSIWGLYDVYGNVGEFCVTQIQLINAAGGEAPGPTDPLYVQYGGACYEKPERITSSSKVRVPGDLPKPNLGFRVVLTEPVFIKRRPPPPRPTRPPPSSTPDNVMPPLEVADGPGGVDWPASAPPRATVPFDARQAQAHQQAWSDYLGMPVERKIALPHGVSLNMVLIPPGDFKMGSSPGEFEGGKIDQYPRHRVWITKPYYLGKYEVTVGEWDAVMRLKKSPPDLSYSPLGGRSVAQLHEFVTQLNALVADEKIRFALPTEAQWEFACRAGTETDWCVADEKQLFSYSWYRDSQLREKALPEGETRRLTGAAALNDFLAGNKVRDGFIERRNANIGQLNANAFGLHDMHGNVREVCSDFYDRSYYSSSPPNDPTGPPSGDLHVARGGSYGEVAWRVSSSVRYMVTPRASDTQTGLRLVMILLDK; encoded by the coding sequence ATGCACTTTACGATCCCCCATCGCTTTCCCCGCAGGTTTGCCGCCGGCGCCTGCTGGATTTTCCTGCTGGCCGCAGCGCCGTTCAGCCTGCTGGAGAATCCGCCGGCCGTCTTCGCGCAGGGCCCGCCGCCCGAGGAGAGATACGAGTGGCCGGCCGATGCGCCGCCGGTTGCTGCAGTCCCCTTCGACGCCAGGCAGGCGCTGGCCCACCAGCAAGCCTGGGCCGCCTACTTGAAACTGCCGACGCAGAAAACGGTCGAGCTCAAAGGCGGCGTGAAGATGCCGATGCAGCTGATCCCCCCGGGCGAGTTCCGGCCCGGTTTCGGTCCCGGCCGTTCGCGGGGCAGGCCCACGTTCATCGACAAGCCGTTCTGGATCGCCGAGACCGAAGTCACCCAGGCCCAGTGGGAGGCCCTGATGGGTCCCCAAAAAGCAGATCCCCGCCTGTCGAATCTGTACCCGACAGGACCGCGACTACCCGTCGCCCAAATCACCGCCGCCGAGGCAGTCGCGTTCTGCGAAGCGCTAACCCAGCAGGAACGCGATGCGGGCCGCTTGCCAGCCGGCTATCAGTACGATCTGCCGTCCCCTTATCAATGGGAGTTCGCCTGCAGCGGCGGAACGGAAACCACCTGGTTCTTCGGCGACGACGCCTCCAAACTGGGCGAGTACGCCTGGTTTGGAGAGGCAGCCAGGACGCCCAGCGAGGACGGTGGTCTGGGCCAGCCTGTCCCCCACGAAGTCGCCCAGAAAAAGCCCAGTATCTGGGGGCTGTACGATGTGTATGGCAATGTCGGCGAGTTCTGCGTCACGCAAATCCAGCTGATCAACGCCGCAGGGGGCGAGGCGCCGGGCCCCACCGATCCTCTTTATGTCCAGTACGGAGGCGCCTGCTATGAAAAGCCCGAAAGGATCACCTCAAGCAGCAAGGTGCGCGTGCCTGGGGATCTGCCGAAACCGAACCTTGGTTTCCGAGTGGTGCTTACGGAACCTGTCTTCATTAAACGGCGGCCCCCGCCTCCGCGCCCGACCCGTCCGCCCCCCAGCTCGACCCCTGACAATGTCATGCCGCCGCTGGAAGTGGCTGACGGCCCCGGCGGCGTCGACTGGCCCGCCTCCGCGCCGCCGCGAGCGACCGTGCCGTTTGACGCCCGGCAAGCGCAAGCCCACCAGCAGGCCTGGTCGGACTACCTGGGTATGCCGGTAGAAAGAAAGATCGCCCTGCCGCATGGCGTATCGCTGAACATGGTGCTGATTCCGCCCGGCGACTTCAAAATGGGAAGCTCGCCCGGCGAATTTGAAGGGGGAAAGATCGACCAGTATCCGCGGCACCGGGTCTGGATTACCAAACCGTATTACCTGGGCAAGTACGAAGTGACCGTCGGCGAATGGGACGCCGTGATGCGATTGAAAAAAAGTCCGCCGGATCTTTCCTACTCTCCCCTGGGCGGCCGATCGGTGGCCCAGCTCCACGAATTCGTCACCCAGTTAAACGCACTCGTCGCCGACGAGAAGATCCGCTTCGCCCTGCCCACCGAAGCCCAGTGGGAGTTCGCCTGCCGGGCCGGCACAGAAACAGACTGGTGTGTCGCCGACGAGAAGCAGCTGTTCTCGTACAGCTGGTATCGCGATTCGCAGCTGCGTGAAAAAGCGCTGCCCGAAGGCGAGACCCGCCGCTTGACCGGCGCGGCGGCATTGAATGACTTCCTGGCGGGAAACAAGGTCCGGGATGGCTTTATCGAACGGCGTAACGCTAATATCGGGCAGCTCAACGCCAATGCCTTTGGGCTGCACGATATGCATGGCAATGTGCGCGAGGTTTGCTCTGACTTTTACGATCGCAGTTACTATAGTTCTTCCCCGCCCAACGATCCGACCGGCCCGCCCTCAGGCGATCTACACGTCGCCCGCGGAGGCTCCTATGGGGAAGTCGCCTGGCGCGTCTCTTCCAGCGTGCGGTACATGGTCACTCCCCGCGCCAGCGACACCCAGACAGGATTGCGGCTGGTCATGATTTTGCTCGACAAGTAG
- a CDS encoding ornithine cyclodeaminase family protein, with translation MKQHEIRCQYYSQEDLLGAGCLDIRLAISAVEMAMRAFEAGEVIFPEKVVQIFNEETQERINCLPATFRKLRVCGVKWVSVFPPNPVKFGMQNLSAVIILSEIDHGLPIAFMEGTLCSNLRVGAVGALAARHLANPQSRSIGFIGAGEQAKMHLLAMKSVLPSLVECRVAAKEQAEEETFCREMGQLLPNVAIQGTGGNLQAAIEGADVIVTATSAQAPLLKAAWVKPGSFYSHVGGYEDEYAVAQQADKIVCDDWETVKHRTQTLSRMHQAGELPDHQIHGNLQDIVLGHLPGRQSPEERIYFNAVGLAYLDVAISHAMYLRTRDSGLGQDLKIQQEMIFEHAHLKNWIRI, from the coding sequence ATGAAACAGCATGAAATACGGTGTCAGTACTATTCGCAGGAAGATTTGCTGGGGGCGGGCTGCCTGGATATCCGCCTGGCGATATCCGCCGTCGAAATGGCGATGCGTGCTTTCGAGGCGGGCGAAGTCATCTTCCCGGAAAAGGTCGTACAGATCTTTAATGAAGAAACCCAGGAGCGGATCAACTGCCTGCCTGCGACCTTCCGGAAGCTGCGCGTGTGCGGCGTGAAATGGGTTTCGGTCTTTCCGCCGAACCCCGTCAAGTTTGGGATGCAGAACCTGTCGGCGGTAATCATCCTTTCGGAAATTGACCACGGATTGCCAATCGCCTTTATGGAAGGCACGCTCTGTTCCAACTTGCGCGTCGGCGCGGTGGGAGCCCTGGCGGCCCGGCATCTGGCCAACCCCCAGTCACGCTCCATCGGTTTTATCGGAGCGGGCGAACAGGCCAAGATGCACCTGCTGGCGATGAAGTCCGTGTTGCCCTCGCTGGTTGAGTGCCGCGTGGCCGCCAAGGAGCAAGCGGAGGAAGAAACGTTTTGCCGCGAGATGGGGCAACTTCTGCCCAATGTGGCGATCCAAGGAACCGGCGGCAATCTCCAGGCGGCGATCGAAGGGGCCGACGTCATCGTCACCGCCACCAGCGCCCAGGCGCCGCTGCTCAAAGCGGCCTGGGTCAAGCCGGGCTCTTTCTACAGTCACGTAGGCGGCTACGAAGATGAATACGCCGTGGCGCAGCAGGCCGACAAGATTGTGTGCGACGACTGGGAAACCGTAAAACACCGCACCCAGACGCTGAGCCGGATGCACCAGGCCGGAGAGCTGCCGGATCATCAAATTCATGGAAACCTGCAGGACATTGTTCTGGGCCATCTGCCCGGACGGCAATCGCCTGAGGAAAGGATCTACTTTAACGCCGTGGGGCTGGCGTACCTCGATGTGGCCATCTCCCACGCCATGTACCTTCGGACGCGCGACTCCGGCCTGGGACAGGATTTGAAAATCCAGCAGGAGATGATCTTTGAACACGCCCACCTGAAAAACTGGATCCGCATCTGA